One window of Pieris rapae chromosome 14, ilPieRapa1.1, whole genome shotgun sequence genomic DNA carries:
- the LOC110997355 gene encoding trichoplein keratin filament-binding protein isoform X2: MSRPRPQWQLQAIAARKRDNELRKADELRKVASYFEKNTHKSRHHENWTTEDYYEKAKKEADILSEKKIRAVQLEERRKKLELMLFQENMQYQQEIKELAAQPKFFKNGSYLNKVPTSTLQEINQGIIEKEEQLRRQEAELKLHHAWRLRQPELKAACSYIANGKLKSAWLEQIVEKEMQKKKDEEETLKILHERDEALQKQILIEEKRLQEKELKMRELRSSLEGQISELSHKETAVKKLRKMEERERMILEELQFISKEREREHAKLVSERDANIVNMGLHKFKLKKKVASVLNEISLDLKILEKIKEAVVKDYESEKEKQINYKRLLDAALVELEEHRERERQRQKNIETMYDGEARQLNEKQDKIWAKEREARGTLMKEVIATLKKQVEEKIQLNIEQQRANVLDREKILEHMDSFQQEVRSRERDTQNFNLTEKVTELCLHELLIKKNIFS; the protein is encoded by the exons ATGTCGAGACCACGGCCCCAGTGGCAGCTGCAAGCAATTGCAGCTCGAAAACGAGACAATGAGCTTCGTAAAGCTGACGAGTTAAGAAAAGTTGCTTCTTATTTTGAAAAGAATACTCATAAGTCAAGGCATCATGAGAACTGGACAACAGAAGATTATTACGAAAAAGCTAAAAAAGAAGCTGATATattaagtgaaaaaaaaattcgggCTGT ACAATTAGAAGAAAGGCGAAAGAAGTTGGAGTTAATGTTATTTCAAGAGAATATGCAGTATCAACAAGAGATTAAGGAATTGGCAGCACAACccaagttttttaaaaatgg ATCTTACCTCAACAAAGTTCCTACATCAACCTTGCAAGAAATCAACCAAGGCATCATAGAAAAAGAGGAACAGTTGAGACGGCAAGAAGCTGAATTAAAGTTACACCATGCATGGCGACTTCGGCAGCCTGAATTGAAAGCAGCCTGTTCTTATATTGCTAATGGAAAACTTAAATCGGCTTG GTTGGAGCAAATAGTAGAAAAGGAAATGCAAAAGAAAAAGGATGAAGAAGAGACTCTTAAGATCCTTCATGAAAGAGACGAGGCCCTTCAAAAGCAAATACTGATAGAAGAAAAAAGACTTCAAGAGAAAGAGCTAAAAATGAGA gAGCTCAGAAGTAGTCTAGAGGGCCAAATATCGGAGTTGAGTCACAAAGAGACAGCTGTGAAAAAACTTCGTAAAATGGAGGAGCGAGAGAGAATGATATTAGAAGAGCTACAATTCATTTCGAAGGAAAGAGAAAGAGAGCACGCGAAACTGGTGTCAGAAAGAGACGCAAATATTGTGAATATGGGTTTGCACAAATTTAAGTTGAAGAAGAAAGTTGCAtcagttttaaatgaaataagtttgGATTTGAAAATATTGGAGAAAATCAAAGAAGCTGTTGTGAaa gaCTATGAATCCGAAAAagagaaacaaataaattacaaacgaCTACTGGACGCGGCACTAGTAGAGTTAGAAGAGCACAGAGAGAGGGAGCGACAGAGACAGAAGAACATTGAGACGATGTATGACGGTGAAGCGAGACAGCTTAATGAGAAACAGGATAAG atATGGGCAAAAGAACGCGAAGCACGCGGTACTCTTATGAAAGAAGTTATTGCGACGTTAAAAAAGCAAGTAGAAGAGAAGATCCAGTTGAATATAGAACAGCAGAGAGCGAATGTTCTCGATCGGGAGAAGATTCTAGAACACATGGACAGCTTCCAACAGGAAGTCAGATCTAGGGAGAGGGATACTCAG AACTTTAATCTAACTGAAAAAGTCACAGAACTTTGTCTTcacgaattattaattaaaaaaaatattttcagttaa
- the LOC110997355 gene encoding trichoplein keratin filament-binding protein isoform X1, with amino-acid sequence MSRPRPQWQLQAIAARKRDNELRKADELRKVASYFEKNTHKSRHHENWTTEDYYEKAKKEADILSEKKIRAVQLEERRKKLELMLFQENMQYQQEIKELAAQPKFFKNGSYLNKVPTSTLQEINQGIIEKEEQLRRQEAELKLHHAWRLRQPELKAACSYIANGKLKSAWLEQIVEKEMQKKKDEEETLKILHERDEALQKQILIEEKRLQEKELKMRELRSSLEGQISELSHKETAVKKLRKMEERERMILEELQFISKEREREHAKLVSERDANIVNMGLHKFKLKKKVASVLNEISLDLKILEKIKEAVVKDYESEKEKQINYKRLLDAALVELEEHRERERQRQKNIETMYDGEARQLNEKQDKIWAKEREARGTLMKEVIATLKKQVEEKIQLNIEQQRANVLDREKILEHMDSFQQEVRSRERDTQLKNTSYSSINALQSQLNGLKVQKEKIDAVAQRESEIKEAIFNERRVRQEIARAQRAGNTQAWA; translated from the exons ATGTCGAGACCACGGCCCCAGTGGCAGCTGCAAGCAATTGCAGCTCGAAAACGAGACAATGAGCTTCGTAAAGCTGACGAGTTAAGAAAAGTTGCTTCTTATTTTGAAAAGAATACTCATAAGTCAAGGCATCATGAGAACTGGACAACAGAAGATTATTACGAAAAAGCTAAAAAAGAAGCTGATATattaagtgaaaaaaaaattcgggCTGT ACAATTAGAAGAAAGGCGAAAGAAGTTGGAGTTAATGTTATTTCAAGAGAATATGCAGTATCAACAAGAGATTAAGGAATTGGCAGCACAACccaagttttttaaaaatgg ATCTTACCTCAACAAAGTTCCTACATCAACCTTGCAAGAAATCAACCAAGGCATCATAGAAAAAGAGGAACAGTTGAGACGGCAAGAAGCTGAATTAAAGTTACACCATGCATGGCGACTTCGGCAGCCTGAATTGAAAGCAGCCTGTTCTTATATTGCTAATGGAAAACTTAAATCGGCTTG GTTGGAGCAAATAGTAGAAAAGGAAATGCAAAAGAAAAAGGATGAAGAAGAGACTCTTAAGATCCTTCATGAAAGAGACGAGGCCCTTCAAAAGCAAATACTGATAGAAGAAAAAAGACTTCAAGAGAAAGAGCTAAAAATGAGA gAGCTCAGAAGTAGTCTAGAGGGCCAAATATCGGAGTTGAGTCACAAAGAGACAGCTGTGAAAAAACTTCGTAAAATGGAGGAGCGAGAGAGAATGATATTAGAAGAGCTACAATTCATTTCGAAGGAAAGAGAAAGAGAGCACGCGAAACTGGTGTCAGAAAGAGACGCAAATATTGTGAATATGGGTTTGCACAAATTTAAGTTGAAGAAGAAAGTTGCAtcagttttaaatgaaataagtttgGATTTGAAAATATTGGAGAAAATCAAAGAAGCTGTTGTGAaa gaCTATGAATCCGAAAAagagaaacaaataaattacaaacgaCTACTGGACGCGGCACTAGTAGAGTTAGAAGAGCACAGAGAGAGGGAGCGACAGAGACAGAAGAACATTGAGACGATGTATGACGGTGAAGCGAGACAGCTTAATGAGAAACAGGATAAG atATGGGCAAAAGAACGCGAAGCACGCGGTACTCTTATGAAAGAAGTTATTGCGACGTTAAAAAAGCAAGTAGAAGAGAAGATCCAGTTGAATATAGAACAGCAGAGAGCGAATGTTCTCGATCGGGAGAAGATTCTAGAACACATGGACAGCTTCCAACAGGAAGTCAGATCTAGGGAGAGGGATACTCAG ttaaaAAACACATCATATTCATCAATAAACGCGCTTCAATCTCAATTGAATGGCCTGAAAGTACAAAAAGAGAAGATAGATGCAGTAGCACAAAGAGAGTCAGAAATAAAGGAGGCGATTTTCAACGAAAGAAGAGTTCGACAAGAGATTGCACGAGCGCAGAGGGCAGGGAATACTCAGGCTTGGGCTTAA